Proteins from a genomic interval of Dama dama isolate Ldn47 chromosome 1, ASM3311817v1, whole genome shotgun sequence:
- the EIF3F gene encoding eukaryotic translation initiation factor 3 subunit F produces the protein MATPAVPASAPPATPSEAPTAASSPASAPAPAPASASAPAPVPAPAPAPAPSPAPASSSDPAAAATAAPGQTPASAPAPAQTPAQSLSGPALPGPFPGGRVVRLHPVILASIVDSYERRNEGAARVIGTLLGTVDKHSVEVTNCFSVPHNESEDEVAVDMEFAKNMYELHKKVSPNELILGWYATGHDITEHSVLIHEYYSREAPNPIHLTVDTSLQNGRMSIKAYVSTLMGVPGRTMGVMFTPLTVKYTYYDTERIGVDLIMKTCFSPNRVIGLSSDLQQVGGASARIQDALSTVLQYAEDVLSGKVSADNTVGRFLMSLVNQVPKIVPEDFETMLNSNINDLLMVTYLANLTQSQIALNEKLVNL, from the exons ATGGCCACACCGGCAGTACCGGCGAGCGCGCCTCCCGCCACCCCATCCGAAGCCCCAACTGCGGCCTCATCTCCGGCctcggccccggccccggccccagcCTCAGCCTCCGCTCCGGCTCCAGtgccggccccggccccggctccAGCTCCATCGCCGGCTCCCGCGTCATCCTCAGACCCGGCAGCGGCAGCCACCGCGGCTCCGGGCCAGACCCCAGCCTCAGCGCCAGCCCCAGCGCAGACCCCCGCACAGTCTCTGTCTGGCCCTGCTCTCCCAGGCCCCTTCCCCGGCGGCCGCGTGGTCCGGCTGCACCCGGTCATTTTGGCCTCCATCGTGGACAGCTACGAGCGACGCAACGAGGGAGCTGCCCGAGTAATCGGGACCCTGCTGG GAACCGTTGACAAGCACTCAGTGGAAGTCACTAATTGCTTCTCAGTGCCACACAACGAGTCAGAAGATGAG GTGGCTGTTGACATGGAATTTGCTAAGAACATGTATGAGTTGCACAAGAAAGTCTCTCCAAACGAGCTCATCCTGGGCTG GTACGCTACAGGCCACGACATCACGGAGCACTCGGTGCTGATCCATGAGTACTACAGCCGAGAAGCCCCCAACCCCATTCACCTCACGGTGGACACCAGCCTCCAGAACGGCCGCATGAGCATCAAGGCCTATGTCAG CACTTTAATGGGTGTTCCTGGGAGGACCATGGGGGTGATGTTCACCCCTCTGACAGTGAAATACACATATTACGACACTGAACGCATTGGCG TTGACCTGATCATGAAGACCTGTTTTAGTCCCAACCGGGTGATCGGCCTCTCCAGTGACTTGCAGCAAGTGGGCGGGGCTTCCGCTCGCATCCAGGACGCCCTCAGCACAGTGTTGCAGTATGCGGAGGACGTGCTG TCTGGAAAGGTGTCAGCCGACAATACTGTGGGCcgcttcttgatgagtctggttaacCAAGTACCCAAAATAGTTCCCGAGGACTTCGAGACCATGCTCAACAGCAACATCAAC GACCTGTTGATGGTGACCTATCTGGCCAACCTCACACAGTCACAAATTGCCCTCAATGAGAAGCTTGTGAACCTGTGA